A DNA window from Actinokineospora baliensis contains the following coding sequences:
- a CDS encoding DUF4238 domain-containing protein, giving the protein MPEWVFPARPTVEEAERRRAELAREGGRVVPNQHIVSKAVLKNFSEKDSKGGHFLVPYNVRSGLELRPLGVKGCGKIRNFVRYASASLEYLWKSTVEDHLHDAVQAIHDGSILNEPRLIKVMKDCIALHLVRSPWYLALHDKIVEQATTEGREWILRAYGPRLERAFFARYGLHAAGNEALGAFLDENMANWRDLRASGLLERQSVEEHFEMARGTFDPLQIQLLFAPSSHEFVIADSPAFTYSFDHDKEVFTNIRKAIGDSNGAGMPITNRCYVVTAPDAVSATVSHRLLDALNRTQVKAAHEHVYYRPGSNLKEFVASARVDSQSEMPSNAEVTSPPSGPTS; this is encoded by the coding sequence ATGCCTGAATGGGTCTTTCCTGCTCGACCGACTGTCGAGGAAGCGGAGCGACGACGCGCCGAACTTGCCCGCGAAGGCGGTCGCGTTGTCCCTAACCAGCACATTGTATCCAAGGCTGTACTGAAGAACTTCAGCGAGAAAGACTCCAAAGGTGGACACTTTCTGGTCCCTTACAATGTTCGATCCGGCCTGGAGTTGCGTCCGCTGGGAGTTAAAGGATGCGGAAAGATCCGGAACTTTGTGCGGTACGCATCCGCCTCGCTAGAGTACCTCTGGAAATCAACTGTCGAAGATCACCTGCACGATGCTGTGCAAGCGATACACGATGGGAGCATCCTTAATGAGCCTAGATTGATCAAGGTCATGAAGGACTGCATCGCCTTGCATCTGGTTCGATCACCTTGGTATCTGGCGCTCCACGACAAGATCGTCGAACAAGCCACTACAGAGGGTCGAGAGTGGATCTTGCGCGCATATGGCCCGCGGTTGGAGCGCGCGTTCTTTGCAAGGTACGGACTGCACGCCGCTGGCAATGAAGCTCTGGGGGCATTTCTCGACGAGAACATGGCCAACTGGAGAGATCTCCGCGCCAGCGGACTCCTGGAGCGCCAGAGCGTGGAGGAGCACTTCGAGATGGCGCGCGGAACCTTCGACCCGCTTCAGATTCAACTTCTATTCGCACCATCCAGTCATGAGTTTGTAATTGCCGATTCACCAGCCTTCACCTACTCGTTCGATCACGACAAGGAAGTATTCACAAACATCAGGAAAGCGATAGGTGATTCCAACGGTGCTGGTATGCCTATTACAAACCGGTGCTACGTGGTCACCGCTCCGGATGCGGTCAGCGCAACCGTCTCACACCGACTACTGGATGCCCTGAATCGAACGCAGGTCAAGGCCGCGCATGAGCACGTCTATTACCGCCCTGGCAGTAATCTAAAGGAGTTCGTCGCTTCGGCTAGAGTCGATTCGCAAAGTGAAATGCCCAGCAACGCGGAAGTCACATCACCACCATCCGGCCCGACTTCTTGA
- a CDS encoding phage portal protein, with product MAVELALPESAWLARLSTQHNAQLPELELLDAYYEGEQPLSYMHPELLRRLDNRVRQVVVNWPELIVDSLDERLDVTGFRLGGRDAADRDLWRIWKANRLDLASQQAHIDALVMGRAFAIVGTNEADESAPLVTVESPLEVHAELDPRTRKVRAALKRWYDDGAAPGTSSLSATHATLYLPNETIWYTSHDGGSAWAEDRRDEHGMGEVPVVPLINRPRTRRRRTKPVALGRSELSSVIPLSDAACKVATDMMVSAEFHAMPRRYALGFEQSDFVDAQGKPLTPWQAVAGVLWATPKSPREDGVAVGQFPEADLSNFHNTLNALARLTASISGLPPHFLGYATENPASADGIRSSEGRHIKRAERRQRSFGDGWEQVMRLVLLVRDGRIPPEALRMETMWVDAATPTFAAQADAVTKLYGADKLLPRRASRRALGYGDAQIRDMEAEDQEAYARVAGGDLAAEYGPRPDPNSSTSQDDEEPAVPAARGERPAPPAFLAPSGGRR from the coding sequence ATGGCGGTAGAACTAGCGCTGCCAGAATCCGCTTGGCTGGCGCGCTTGTCGACCCAGCACAACGCTCAGCTTCCCGAGTTGGAGTTGCTGGACGCCTACTACGAGGGCGAGCAGCCGCTGTCGTACATGCACCCGGAGTTGTTGCGGCGCTTGGACAACCGGGTGCGTCAGGTCGTGGTCAACTGGCCTGAACTGATCGTGGACAGCCTTGATGAGCGGTTGGACGTGACTGGCTTTCGGCTCGGCGGCCGGGACGCCGCGGATCGGGATCTGTGGCGGATCTGGAAGGCCAACCGGCTGGATCTGGCGTCTCAGCAGGCGCATATCGACGCGTTGGTGATGGGCAGGGCGTTCGCGATCGTGGGGACGAATGAGGCTGATGAGTCGGCTCCGTTGGTGACGGTGGAGTCGCCGTTGGAGGTGCACGCGGAGTTGGACCCGCGTACCCGCAAGGTCCGAGCGGCGCTGAAGCGTTGGTACGACGACGGAGCGGCGCCGGGCACGTCCAGCCTGTCGGCCACGCACGCGACGCTGTATCTGCCGAACGAGACGATTTGGTACACCTCTCACGACGGCGGCTCGGCATGGGCGGAGGACCGGCGCGACGAGCACGGCATGGGCGAGGTGCCGGTGGTGCCGCTGATCAACCGCCCGCGTACTCGGCGCCGCCGCACCAAGCCGGTCGCCTTGGGTCGCTCGGAGCTGTCCAGCGTGATCCCGTTGTCGGACGCGGCGTGCAAGGTGGCCACGGACATGATGGTGTCCGCGGAGTTCCACGCGATGCCGCGCCGGTACGCGCTCGGGTTCGAGCAGTCCGATTTCGTTGATGCGCAGGGGAAGCCGCTTACGCCGTGGCAGGCGGTGGCTGGTGTTCTGTGGGCGACGCCGAAGTCCCCGCGTGAGGATGGCGTGGCGGTTGGGCAGTTCCCGGAAGCGGACTTGTCGAACTTCCACAACACCCTGAACGCGCTGGCGAGGCTGACCGCGTCGATCAGTGGGCTACCACCCCACTTCCTGGGCTACGCCACGGAGAACCCGGCCAGCGCGGACGGCATCCGCTCCAGCGAGGGCCGCCACATCAAACGCGCCGAACGCCGCCAGAGGTCCTTCGGGGACGGGTGGGAGCAGGTCATGCGCCTGGTCCTGCTGGTCCGCGACGGCCGTATCCCTCCGGAGGCGCTGCGCATGGAGACCATGTGGGTCGACGCCGCCACCCCGACCTTCGCCGCCCAGGCCGACGCGGTCACCAAGCTCTACGGGGCGGACAAGCTGCTGCCCCGGCGCGCGTCTCGGCGGGCGTTGGGTTACGGCGACGCGCAGATCCGGGACATGGAGGCCGAGGACCAAGAAGCCTACGCCCGGGTCGCGGGTGGGGACTTGGCCGCCGAGTACGGCCCCCGACCCGACCCGAACTCGAGCACGTCCCAGGACGACGAAGAACCGGCCGTCCCGGCTGCCCGCGGTGAGCGCCCCGCGCCCCCGGCGTTTCTCGCACCATCCGGGGGTCGCCGGTGA
- a CDS encoding DUF932 domain-containing protein, which produces MGPDKTAAFVSALTPAWHRLGFVAPGPMAVAEALEMANLANWDVSVEPMMALPRGSKCEECSAPLNGTHDEMCAIGDHEGLDFSRKVLPDDCVVPLPVHKHRAVVRTNPFTGEREVLSVGGVNYTPISNEIMGATLQAILDDSGAIVDTAGSLRGGLDTFITARMPKGILVGGVDAVEMNIAGLNYFEPGRSSEFLITPVRVVCANTQAAALANFRSRWTFRHSPTAPARVSEAREKLGITFDYVDAFSAEAEKMINAQLTIADLEKVCREIWPAPDKDATDKVRERDADFMRLIKKVFKGETNANIGKGNTGSHWSGWATLTEVADHWIDVPGDAENANTVRAERALLGATARIKSQAFKLLQVA; this is translated from the coding sequence ATGGGACCCGACAAGACCGCCGCCTTTGTCTCTGCCCTCACTCCCGCATGGCACCGACTGGGGTTTGTGGCCCCCGGGCCGATGGCCGTTGCCGAAGCTCTGGAGATGGCCAACCTGGCCAACTGGGACGTCAGCGTGGAGCCGATGATGGCCCTGCCCAGGGGCAGCAAGTGCGAGGAGTGCTCCGCCCCGCTCAACGGCACCCACGACGAGATGTGCGCGATCGGGGACCACGAGGGTCTGGACTTCAGCCGCAAGGTCCTCCCGGACGACTGCGTGGTCCCGTTGCCGGTGCACAAGCACCGGGCCGTGGTCCGCACCAACCCGTTCACCGGTGAGCGGGAAGTGCTGTCCGTGGGTGGGGTCAACTACACCCCGATCTCGAACGAGATCATGGGCGCCACCCTGCAAGCCATCCTGGATGACTCCGGGGCCATCGTCGATACCGCCGGAAGTCTCCGGGGTGGCCTGGACACCTTCATCACCGCCCGGATGCCCAAGGGCATCCTCGTGGGCGGGGTGGACGCGGTGGAGATGAACATCGCGGGCTTGAACTACTTCGAGCCGGGCCGGTCCTCGGAGTTCCTGATCACCCCCGTGCGGGTGGTCTGTGCCAACACCCAGGCCGCCGCACTGGCCAACTTCCGTTCCCGCTGGACCTTCCGCCACTCCCCGACCGCCCCGGCCCGGGTGTCCGAGGCCCGGGAGAAGCTGGGGATCACGTTCGACTACGTCGACGCGTTCTCCGCCGAAGCCGAGAAGATGATCAACGCGCAGCTGACCATCGCCGACCTGGAGAAGGTCTGCCGGGAGATCTGGCCCGCACCGGACAAGGACGCGACCGACAAGGTGCGCGAGCGCGACGCCGACTTCATGCGCCTGATCAAGAAGGTGTTCAAGGGCGAGACGAACGCCAACATCGGCAAAGGCAACACCGGCAGTCACTGGTCCGGCTGGGCCACCCTGACCGAGGTTGCCGACCACTGGATCGACGTCCCCGGAGACGCGGAGAACGCCAACACCGTCCGGGCCGAACGCGCCCTGTTGGGGGCAACCGCCCGAATCAAGTCTCAAGCCTTCAAGCTCTTGCAGGTGGCCTGA
- a CDS encoding phage terminase small subunit P27 family yields MGKRGPAAKPTALRILHGDRPDRINTNEPAPPEQEITCPDWASDAARAIWERLAPGLAARGVLTAWDTDAFLVLCEALARYRAATQLVNGSALLVQGGSGLMKNPALVVQADAERTFLQFAARFGLTPADRQAIKVEVGHDHLGHGPDRLLS; encoded by the coding sequence ATCGGTAAGCGCGGCCCGGCCGCCAAGCCCACCGCCCTGCGCATCCTGCACGGCGACCGACCCGACCGGATCAACACGAACGAACCCGCCCCGCCGGAGCAGGAGATCACCTGCCCGGACTGGGCATCCGACGCCGCCCGCGCCATCTGGGAGCGCCTGGCCCCCGGCCTGGCCGCCCGCGGCGTGCTTACTGCCTGGGACACCGATGCGTTCCTCGTGCTGTGTGAGGCCCTGGCCCGCTACCGGGCCGCGACCCAGTTGGTCAACGGATCGGCGCTGCTCGTGCAAGGCGGGTCCGGTCTGATGAAGAACCCGGCCCTCGTCGTCCAGGCCGACGCCGAACGCACCTTCCTCCAGTTCGCGGCCCGGTTCGGGCTGACACCTGCGGATCGGCAGGCGATCAAGGTCGAGGTGGGCCATGACCACCTCGGCCACGGACCCGACCGCCTCCTCTCCTAA
- a CDS encoding VG15 protein yields MSTPLLDPEARLYARQQLAVRGAVQTAQDAWARLSLSDLGGSWEQDVRPRVVIATEEAQITAAAIAAPYVTAALAAAAAVSAPMGRLVAGAFAGYAANGMSLRVLMDQVLAWLRRALDLGMPASDARTLALSRLLTYVATEVGDTGRAAVQAAMITESAVAGYERVVRLPACGRCVILAGRLYRYSDGFLRHPRCDCGMRPVTREQWERDDRGNTPTALFDRMSTAEQDKAFGKGDAAAIRAGADMARVVNARRKGAVYIAGGQAFTREATTVRGIGRQLGDTATRPGSHYRSSGIARPTAVQLVHSSHDRAELLAALRRFGYLTSSTAT; encoded by the coding sequence GTGAGTACACCTCTGCTGGACCCCGAGGCCCGGTTGTACGCGCGGCAGCAGCTGGCGGTGCGCGGCGCGGTGCAGACCGCGCAGGACGCGTGGGCGCGGCTGTCGCTGTCGGACCTGGGCGGTTCGTGGGAGCAGGACGTGCGGCCCCGGGTCGTGATCGCCACCGAGGAAGCCCAGATCACCGCCGCCGCGATCGCCGCGCCCTACGTCACCGCTGCCCTGGCCGCCGCCGCGGCGGTGTCCGCTCCGATGGGGCGGCTGGTCGCGGGGGCGTTCGCCGGGTACGCCGCCAACGGGATGTCGCTACGGGTCCTGATGGACCAGGTCCTGGCCTGGCTCCGCCGCGCCTTGGACCTCGGTATGCCCGCGTCCGACGCTCGCACCCTGGCCCTGTCCCGCCTGCTCACCTACGTGGCCACCGAGGTCGGGGACACCGGCCGCGCTGCCGTGCAGGCCGCGATGATCACCGAGTCCGCGGTGGCCGGGTACGAACGCGTGGTGCGGCTCCCAGCGTGCGGGCGGTGCGTGATCCTGGCCGGGCGGCTCTACCGCTACAGCGACGGGTTCCTGCGGCACCCCCGCTGCGACTGCGGGATGCGGCCGGTCACCCGCGAGCAGTGGGAACGCGACGACCGGGGCAACACCCCGACCGCCCTGTTCGACCGGATGAGTACCGCGGAACAGGACAAGGCGTTCGGCAAGGGCGACGCCGCAGCGATTCGGGCCGGGGCCGACATGGCCCGCGTGGTCAACGCCCGCCGCAAGGGCGCGGTCTACATCGCAGGCGGCCAAGCGTTCACCCGCGAGGCCACCACCGTGCGCGGCATCGGCCGCCAGCTCGGGGACACCGCCACCCGACCCGGGTCCCACTACCGCTCCAGCGGTATCGCCCGACCCACCGCAGTCCAGCTCGTGCATAGCAGCCACGACCGCGCCGAACTGCTTGCCGCGTTGCGCCGCTTCGGCTACCTCACCAGCTCCACCGCGACGTGA
- a CDS encoding SU10 major capsid protein, protein MPGVAAIANTFNAPNFVGELFSLTPTDTPFLSAIGGLTGGKRANGVVHTWSVYDLRAPDANRQRVEGADAPAAETRVRGQDRNVLEIHQETVGVTYTRQASQGMFASTGSAHPNAASIGGTNAVAVEMDWQTRQALVQIGRDVELGFLTGTFQEPTTNSTARKTRGILNATVTNVITNATPAALTEKMVLDLMQRVWESGGIQISETATLMCGAWQKRQLTNEFITKKNYKEESRTVAGVAVSTIETDFGRVNVMLSRFMPADALQVVSLDQCSPVLLETPGKGFLFSEPLARTGSTDRAQIYGEIGLEYGPEVAHGKITNLTTS, encoded by the coding sequence ATGCCTGGTGTGGCCGCTATCGCCAACACCTTCAACGCCCCCAACTTCGTTGGTGAGCTTTTCTCTTTGACGCCAACGGATACGCCGTTCCTGTCCGCCATCGGCGGACTGACCGGCGGCAAGCGCGCCAACGGCGTCGTCCACACCTGGTCGGTGTACGACCTGCGCGCCCCCGACGCCAATCGCCAGCGGGTGGAGGGTGCGGACGCCCCGGCGGCGGAGACCCGCGTGCGCGGGCAGGACCGCAATGTGCTGGAGATCCACCAGGAGACCGTGGGCGTCACCTACACCCGCCAAGCCTCACAGGGCATGTTCGCCTCCACCGGTTCAGCGCACCCCAACGCCGCGTCCATCGGCGGCACGAACGCGGTCGCGGTCGAGATGGACTGGCAGACCCGCCAAGCGCTCGTCCAGATCGGACGTGACGTCGAGCTGGGTTTCCTGACCGGCACGTTCCAGGAACCGACCACCAACAGCACAGCCCGCAAGACCCGCGGCATCCTCAACGCGACCGTCACCAACGTCATCACCAACGCGACCCCCGCCGCCTTGACGGAGAAGATGGTGCTCGACCTCATGCAGCGGGTGTGGGAGTCCGGCGGCATCCAGATCTCCGAGACCGCCACTCTGATGTGCGGTGCGTGGCAGAAGCGCCAGCTCACCAACGAGTTCATCACCAAGAAGAACTACAAGGAGGAGTCGCGCACCGTCGCCGGTGTCGCGGTGTCCACAATCGAGACCGACTTCGGTCGGGTCAACGTGATGCTCTCGCGGTTCATGCCCGCCGACGCCCTTCAGGTCGTCTCCCTCGACCAGTGCAGCCCCGTGCTCCTGGAAACCCCCGGCAAGGGGTTCTTGTTCTCCGAACCGTTGGCGCGCACCGGATCGACCGACCGTGCCCAGATCTACGGGGAGATCGGTCTGGAGTACGGGCCGGAGGTCGCTCACGGCAAGATCACCAACCTCACCACCAGCTAA
- a CDS encoding terminase large subunit: MTTSATDPTASSPKPPARGSKTRPRTRTATPRTTTRPPGARLPTCGRVFDGRICRKRGDHLCKPRADHAQAFAEEICVHTKDRWARKPFILAEWQRDDIVRPLLGEVRWDDEAQCYVRRFRVAWIEIARKNGKSELLAFVALYMLCGDGVESAEIYGCARDTDQARLVFNVAARMVALSPVLSRRLKVLDSSARIVDEKTNSVYAVVPADALGNLGSNPSCVVFDEVLTQPSGDLWHAMRTGMGTRLEPLLIAATTAGNDPSSFAKAEHDECVKIAENPSRAPHRFVYLRNLPADADPWDETNWYHANPALGDFLSLAALREEALEARNDPAKENSFRQFRLNQWVAQSTRWMPMHLYLLCAGTTLDHPALLRERLAGKPAWGGLDLASKLDLTAWCLIVPDGIDGHVSALWRFWLPESAVTFLDERLDGRASRWADQGWLTVTDGEVIDYDTVENDIVTDTGLLRVADVSYDEWSGEPVRQRLEKRAGVPMYPVAQTYKGMTHGMTELMALTKSRGWSHHCNPIAEFCFDNVEVRSPSGEPDLIRPDKPERGKTGKRIDAVPTGAMAVSGWRLRGQKVKKSGRMVVM; this comes from the coding sequence ATGACCACCTCGGCCACGGACCCGACCGCCTCCTCTCCTAAGCCGCCCGCCCGCGGCTCGAAGACCCGCCCGCGCACCCGCACCGCAACGCCCCGCACAACCACCAGACCGCCCGGGGCGCGGCTGCCGACGTGCGGGCGGGTCTTCGACGGTCGGATCTGCCGCAAGCGCGGCGACCACCTGTGCAAGCCACGTGCGGATCATGCCCAGGCGTTCGCCGAGGAAATCTGCGTCCACACCAAAGACCGGTGGGCGCGGAAGCCGTTCATCCTCGCCGAGTGGCAGCGCGACGACATCGTCCGGCCCCTTCTCGGTGAGGTCCGATGGGACGACGAAGCGCAATGCTACGTCCGCCGGTTCCGCGTCGCCTGGATCGAGATCGCGAGGAAGAACGGCAAGTCGGAATTGCTCGCTTTCGTGGCGCTGTACATGCTGTGCGGTGACGGGGTCGAGTCCGCCGAGATCTATGGGTGCGCCCGCGACACCGACCAAGCCCGCCTCGTGTTCAACGTCGCCGCCCGCATGGTCGCTCTCTCCCCGGTCCTCTCGCGCCGGTTGAAGGTGCTCGACAGCTCGGCGCGGATCGTGGACGAGAAGACCAACAGCGTCTACGCCGTCGTCCCCGCCGATGCGCTGGGCAACCTCGGCTCCAACCCGTCCTGTGTGGTCTTCGACGAGGTGCTGACCCAACCCTCCGGCGATCTCTGGCACGCCATGCGCACCGGCATGGGCACCCGGCTCGAACCGCTGCTGATCGCCGCGACTACCGCGGGCAACGACCCGTCCAGCTTTGCCAAGGCCGAGCACGACGAGTGCGTCAAGATCGCCGAGAACCCGAGCAGGGCACCGCACAGGTTCGTCTACCTGCGCAACCTGCCCGCCGACGCGGACCCCTGGGACGAGACCAACTGGTACCACGCAAACCCCGCCCTCGGCGACTTCCTCTCCCTCGCCGCCCTGCGCGAGGAAGCCCTGGAAGCCCGCAATGACCCGGCGAAAGAGAACAGTTTCCGGCAGTTCCGGCTCAACCAGTGGGTCGCGCAGTCCACCCGGTGGATGCCCATGCACCTCTACCTGCTCTGCGCCGGAACCACCCTCGACCACCCCGCCCTACTCCGCGAACGCCTCGCCGGGAAACCCGCTTGGGGTGGACTCGACCTCGCCTCCAAACTCGACCTCACCGCTTGGTGCCTCATCGTCCCCGACGGCATCGACGGCCACGTGTCCGCGCTGTGGCGGTTCTGGCTACCCGAGTCCGCGGTGACCTTCCTGGACGAGCGCCTGGACGGCCGCGCGAGCCGCTGGGCCGACCAAGGCTGGCTGACCGTCACCGACGGCGAGGTCATCGACTACGACACCGTCGAGAACGACATCGTCACCGACACCGGCCTGCTCCGCGTCGCGGACGTCTCCTACGACGAGTGGTCCGGCGAGCCCGTTCGCCAACGCCTGGAGAAGCGCGCCGGTGTGCCGATGTACCCGGTCGCCCAAACCTACAAGGGCATGACCCACGGCATGACCGAACTCATGGCACTGACCAAGTCCCGCGGCTGGTCGCACCACTGCAACCCCATCGCCGAGTTCTGCTTCGACAATGTGGAAGTGCGCAGCCCGTCGGGCGAACCCGATCTCATCCGCCCCGACAAGCCTGAGCGCGGCAAGACCGGCAAGAGGATCGACGCCGTCCCCACTGGCGCGATGGCCGTCAGTGGCTGGCGGTTGCGGGGGCAGAAGGTCAAGAAGTCGGGCCGGATGGTGGTGATGTGA